In one window of Gossypium arboreum isolate Shixiya-1 chromosome 4, ASM2569848v2, whole genome shotgun sequence DNA:
- the LOC108460783 gene encoding vacuolar protein-sorting-associated protein 33 homolog, whose protein sequence is MAQIPNLDNSPLNLKSLREQSQKDLVKILKDIRGKKCLVIEPKLGGSLSLIIQTSLLKEYGIELRHLSAEPVQTDCTKVVYLVPSQRDLMKSISSHVHDDISKGLQREYYIYFVPRREIQCERILEEEKVHHLITIGEYPLYIVPVDEDILSFELDLAYKQCQVDGDTGSLWHIAKAIHKLESTFGVIPNVRAKGKASVLVSDILDRMHTEEPMNSSDMALSEINTLILIDREVDMVTPMCSQLTYEGLLDEFLRINNGSVELDSSIMGVQQEGKKMKVPLNSSDKLFKEIRDLNFEVVVQVLRQKATSMKQDYTEMTTTNQTVSELKDFVKKLNSLPEMTRHINLAQHLSTFTSKPSFLAKLDMEHTIIEASSYDICFDYIEEMIHKQEPLVNVLRLLILFSVTNSGLPKKHFDYLRRELLHSYGFEHMATLNNLEKAGLLKKQESKSNWLTVKRALQLVVEDTDTANPNDIAYVFSGYAPLSIRLVQHAVRSGWRAMEEILKLLPGPHTETKRLGFASSPSFATLQGASNGLDKIADGRRCLVLVVFVGGVTFAEIAALRFLSAQEGMAYDLIIGTTKMVNGHSLVETFFETIG, encoded by the exons ATGGCTCAGATTCCAAATTTAGACAACTCTCCTCTGAATCTCAAGTCTCTCAG gGAACAGTCGCAGAAAGATCTTGTTAAAATCCTCAAAGAT atTCGAGGAAAGAAGTGTTTGGTTATTGAACCGAAACTTGGTGGTTCCCTCTCTTTGATTATCCAAACATCTCTTCTCAAG GAATATGGGATTGAATTGCGACATCTTTCAGCCGAGCCAGTTCAGACTGATTGCACCAAAGTGGTTTATCTCGTTCCTTCTCAGCGTGACTTGATGAAATCCATATCTTCTCATGTGCATGATGATATCTCGAAAGGACTTCAAAGAGAGTACTATATCTATTTTGTTCCTCGCCGTGAAATTCAATGCGAGAGA ATCCTTGAGGAGGAAAAAGTGCATCACTTGATAACCATAGGGGAGTATCCGTTGTATATAGTTCCTGTGGATGAAGACATATTGTCATTTGAACTGGATCTTGCTTACAAA CAATGTCAGGTTGATGGTGATACAGGCTCACTTTGGCATATTGCTAAAGCCATTCACAAGCTTGAG TCTACTTTTGGAGTTATACCAAATGTGCGTGCAAAAGGCAAAGCATCTGTTCTTGTCTCAGATATTTTGGATCGCATGCACACAGAGGAGCCCATGAATTCATCTGAT ATGGCTTTATCAGAGATTAACACTCTCATCCTCATAGATAGGGAG GTGGATATGGTTACTCCTATGTGTTCACAGCTAACATATGAAGGGCTACTCGATGAG TTCTTgcgcatcaataatggttctgtGGAGCTGGATTCATCTATAATGGGTGTTCAACAAGAGGGAAAAAAGATGAAGGTCCCACTTAATTCAAG TGACAAGCTGTTCAAGGAGATACGAGATCTCAATTTTGAAGTTGTTGTCCAG GTTCTTAGGCAGAAAGCAACATCCATGAAACAGGATTACACTGAGATGACTACTACT AACCAAACAGTTTCTGAGCTAAAGGATTTCGTCAAGAAGCTGAACTCATTACCTGAAATGACC AGACACATAAATCTTGCACAACATCTGTCAACATTCACATCAAAGCCATCTTTTCTTGCAAAACTTGACATGGAGCACACAATTATTGAGGCCTCAAGCTATGACAT TTGCTTTGATTACATTGAAGAAATGATCCATAAGCAGGAGCCTCTTGTCAATGTCTTGCGTCTTCTCATCCTATTTTCTGTTACAAATTCAGGGCTGCCCAAAAAGCATTTTGACTATTTGAG GAGGGAGCTTCTCCACAGTTATGGATTTGAGCATATGGCTACATTAAATAATTTAGAAAAGGCTGGATTGTTGAAGAAGCAG GAGTCAAAAAGCAATTGGTTGACAGTCAAACGTGCTTTGCAACTTGTAGTTGAGGATACTGACACTGCAAA TCCTAATGACATAGCCTATGTCTTTTCTGGATATGCACCTCTTAGTATTCGCCTTGTGCAGCATGCAGTTCGATCTGGATG GCGTGCAATGGAAGAAATTTTGAAGCTGTTGCCTGGGCCGCATACAGAAACAAAAAGG CTTGGCTTTGCTAGCAGTCCCTCATTTGCCACATTGCAGGGTGCTTCAAATGGCTTAGACAA AATAGCAGATGGGAGGCGCTGCCTGGTACTTGTTGTCTTTGTTGGAGGGGTAACATTTGCAGAAATTGCTGCTCTCAGATTTCTCAGTGCCCAG GAAGGAATGGCATATGATCTGATTATTGGGACGACAAAAATGGTCAATGGTCATTCATTGGTTGAAACATTCTTTGAGACAATCGGTTAA